The following coding sequences lie in one Candidatus Nitrospira allomarina genomic window:
- a CDS encoding D-sedoheptulose-7-phosphate isomerase, with protein MNIDAVIQAFETSADVKNEFIRTHAERVVEIGQLLIRAFREGRKVLLFGNGGSATDASHLAAEFVGRYRRDRDPLPALALACDMAAITCIANDYDYTDIFSRQIKAHGRKGDVAIAISTSGNSLNVIRGVEAATDRGLVTVAWTGATGGKVGDLVDYCFRVPSSVTARIQECHITLGHVLCEFIEERLFGDQG; from the coding sequence ATGAATATTGATGCGGTCATTCAGGCCTTTGAAACCAGTGCCGATGTCAAAAATGAATTTATCCGAACCCACGCGGAACGTGTCGTTGAAATTGGTCAATTGCTGATCCGTGCATTTCGTGAAGGCCGAAAGGTCTTGCTCTTTGGGAATGGTGGGAGTGCGACGGATGCCTCGCATCTTGCCGCGGAATTTGTGGGTCGGTACCGACGCGATCGAGATCCCCTTCCTGCCCTGGCGTTAGCCTGCGATATGGCTGCCATTACCTGTATTGCAAATGATTATGACTATACGGATATTTTCTCCCGGCAAATAAAGGCGCATGGCCGCAAGGGGGATGTGGCTATTGCCATTAGCACCAGCGGGAACTCCCTGAACGTGATCCGCGGTGTGGAAGCGGCTACGGACAGAGGCCTTGTCACCGTGGCCTGGACAGGCGCCACCGGGGGTAAGGTGGGAGATCTCGTCGATTATTGTTTTCGGGTCCCTTCTTCGGTGACGGCACGTATTCAAGAATGTCATATTACGCTGGGTCACGTGTTGTGCGAATTTATTGAAGAGCGTCTTTTTGGTGACCAGGGCTAA
- a CDS encoding sigma-54-dependent transcriptional regulator translates to MKKKILIVDDHPDIVLMLTDRLEALGYDTISAGNGQEALEKYEQDFPHLMLLDLEMPQMAGMEVLHQLAKMSVKKSGEADSQTFGGGECLPLPVVVMTAHGTISKAVEAMKAGAYDFLTKPIELDHLAIVLKKVLTREALGRQVAALRTEVESRYSQIIGNSSQVHSMVELAKRAAEADATVLLLGESGTGKELFARSIHQWSDRRDMPFSIINCVALTETLLENELFGHEKGAFTGADSLQKGKIEAADGGTVFLDEIGDMPLGLQAKLLRVLQDHEFPRVGGTRLVRVNIRVIAATNKDLKRAVKERTFREDLYFRLNVVNLLLPPLRDRPEDIIPLAEHFLARHMREMKKRKRSFSKSAIKTMRCYAWPGNIRELDNAIARAVVLGVEEEISPDLLGLGGGKDELDEIDNLPYHESLDRFGTRILEQAMRRSNWSQTKASELLGLQRTYLSRLLKQKGIQQETESS, encoded by the coding sequence ATGAAAAAGAAAATTCTCATTGTCGATGATCATCCCGACATTGTCCTCATGCTGACAGACCGCTTAGAGGCCTTGGGTTATGACACGATATCCGCTGGAAATGGCCAAGAAGCGTTGGAGAAATATGAGCAGGACTTTCCTCACCTTATGCTGTTGGATTTGGAAATGCCACAGATGGCCGGCATGGAAGTGTTGCACCAATTAGCCAAAATGAGTGTGAAAAAGAGTGGAGAGGCTGATTCTCAGACATTTGGCGGAGGAGAGTGCCTCCCGTTGCCTGTCGTGGTTATGACGGCTCATGGCACAATTTCCAAAGCCGTTGAAGCCATGAAAGCCGGAGCGTATGACTTTCTCACGAAGCCTATTGAGCTGGACCATCTGGCCATTGTCCTTAAAAAGGTCCTAACGCGGGAAGCATTAGGGCGGCAGGTTGCGGCGTTGCGCACGGAGGTGGAAAGCCGGTATAGCCAGATCATAGGGAATAGTTCTCAGGTGCATTCAATGGTGGAGTTGGCAAAACGGGCTGCCGAAGCTGATGCCACGGTGTTGCTGCTGGGAGAAAGCGGGACGGGAAAGGAATTGTTTGCCCGGTCCATTCACCAATGGAGCGACCGGAGGGATATGCCGTTCAGTATCATCAATTGTGTGGCTCTCACGGAAACCCTCTTGGAGAACGAACTCTTTGGGCATGAAAAGGGCGCGTTTACCGGTGCAGACTCTCTCCAGAAAGGGAAAATCGAAGCCGCGGATGGGGGAACCGTTTTCCTGGATGAAATTGGCGATATGCCGCTGGGGCTTCAGGCTAAATTACTCCGGGTGCTTCAGGATCATGAGTTCCCCAGGGTTGGTGGGACGCGATTGGTCCGCGTCAACATTCGGGTGATTGCGGCCACCAACAAGGATCTGAAGCGAGCGGTTAAAGAGAGGACCTTTCGGGAAGACCTGTATTTCCGGCTGAATGTCGTGAACTTGTTATTGCCACCATTGCGAGATCGTCCCGAAGATATCATTCCTCTTGCCGAACATTTTTTAGCCCGCCACATGCGGGAAATGAAAAAACGGAAGCGGAGTTTTTCAAAGTCTGCCATTAAAACGATGCGATGCTACGCATGGCCCGGCAATATTCGGGAACTGGACAATGCGATCGCTCGAGCAGTGGTGTTGGGAGTAGAGGAAGAGATTTCTCCAGATCTCTTGGGATTGGGGGGAGGAAAAGACGAACTCGATGAGATCGATAACCTCCCCTACCATGAATCCCTGGACCGATTCGGTACCCGCATTTTGGAGCAGGCCATGCGTCGAAGCAACTGGAGCCAAACCAAAGCCTCAGAACTCCTTGGGCTTCAACGCACTTACCTCTCCCGGCTCCTCAAACAAAAAGGCATTCAGCAGGAGACTGAGAGTTCCTGA
- a CDS encoding response regulator yields the protein MSTLSTKPRILLVDDDTDILLALSDYLLQEGFEVDSVGTGGAALQKSSTSSYDIVLLDVGLPDRDGIEVLNELSQTHPHLPVILLTAFTSLRRTAHPDILEKAFAYLTKPYQRQEVKSAIHRACLARNIAIAGWQSSFAPTQSIATFPSLLQPSSTGASLHDATQHPLNLTAYEQLAEYAQLMQFAFDHVPNGIMVADSDKRLRFANQAACDSLGYTQEELKTLRIPDIAPYHDNEKFQQRLESLRKGQPLSYPSIHRTKNGQEFPIEISVYLLNFQGQEFTCAVTRPAVEKSPKA from the coding sequence ATGTCAACCTTGTCCACGAAGCCGCGCATTTTGCTCGTGGATGACGACACCGACATCCTTCTTGCCCTCTCTGACTACCTTCTCCAGGAAGGCTTTGAGGTGGATTCTGTAGGAACCGGAGGGGCCGCCCTCCAAAAAAGTTCGACATCATCCTATGATATCGTGCTTCTCGATGTTGGACTTCCAGATCGGGATGGCATTGAAGTGCTCAACGAACTCTCTCAGACGCATCCACATCTTCCCGTCATTCTGTTGACCGCCTTTACCTCCTTACGAAGGACTGCCCATCCGGACATCCTCGAGAAAGCTTTTGCTTACCTCACCAAACCCTACCAACGGCAGGAAGTTAAATCCGCCATTCATCGAGCCTGTTTGGCACGAAACATCGCGATCGCAGGGTGGCAAAGCTCTTTCGCACCTACTCAATCCATTGCCACCTTTCCTTCCCTTCTTCAACCAAGCTCAACGGGGGCTTCCCTTCATGACGCCACGCAACACCCATTGAACCTCACCGCCTATGAACAGCTAGCAGAGTATGCTCAACTGATGCAATTCGCTTTTGATCATGTACCCAATGGAATCATGGTGGCGGATTCGGATAAACGCTTACGTTTTGCCAATCAGGCGGCTTGCGACTCCTTAGGATATACACAGGAAGAACTTAAAACCCTGCGTATTCCCGACATTGCCCCCTACCATGACAATGAAAAATTCCAACAACGCCTGGAAAGCTTGCGGAAGGGTCAACCTTTATCCTACCCATCGATCCACCGTACCAAAAATGGCCAGGAGTTCCCTATTGAGATTTCAGTGTATCTACTCAATTTTCAAGGCCAGGAATTTACCTGCGCAGTGACACGTCCTGCAGTGGAGAAATCACCGAAGGCCTGA
- a CDS encoding sensor histidine kinase, with the protein MIQTCVIDSGCGIPLEEQQTIFERFYRGQSSEMKNRGAGLGLAITKSLVELHGGSIWVESFPGEGSRFCVILPVTHSTTPS; encoded by the coding sequence ATGATTCAAACATGCGTCATTGATAGCGGCTGCGGCATTCCTCTCGAGGAACAACAGACGATTTTTGAACGGTTTTACCGGGGGCAATCTTCTGAAATGAAAAATCGGGGAGCTGGGCTCGGCTTGGCTATTACGAAGAGTTTAGTCGAGCTGCACGGCGGATCGATTTGGGTGGAAAGTTTTCCCGGTGAGGGTAGTCGCTTCTGTGTTATCCTGCCCGTAACACACTCGACCACACCCTCCTAA
- a CDS encoding sensor histidine kinase, with protein sequence MSDFRPQLPQTSSPLQNDPTPMPRGFLSLRAKFSLFVSLVIVLACSSLSGYLIQQEAEVMKGALLKTGTILVKTLNKVSVNRLIIQDTHYLETMLDGALSAPEVIYAIARDQHGHVLVGKSKGKLVNTTNLTRDETRPIFPDDSLTEGLLRPPSQNPKNEPLVTVLHTSPHKEGLLPDRSAERKGAEKFRIGSETIYDLALPVYRQERRLSTIELLASETLQDSRRISTKPSAIIGIIQIGITTTHMQQSLNQTVWHIGLLTVGIILVGIFLTILLANRIVTPLHHLAVASRKIAEGDFSVTVTTDTQDEVGQLTTSIDRMARALQQREEAISHYVHTITKQVTQLSTLHQTGIVITSTLDVQKLFSTVLKLLRKNLGFQRMILVLQNPAGTKARVSDVSGVALELEKRIRHLEFPISPGSIDETLLLHGRPVLAYDLEEIAHQMSPLILPICRQMEVISFVCAPLLSHQRVLGYLGADRGHQRCTQEDLDLLLTIASHVAVAIDNAQTYEEVEKLAQTLEERVKERTQDLQSANERLQELDRLKSSFVSIVSHELRTPMTSIKGLVENMLDGLVGDLNDRQSFYLERMKYNIERLTRMINDLLDLSRIEAGRMDLHQSPVNMGSLAREVVETLQSIAQERSLILEAHISDPIGFIQGDRDKLIQIFTNLINNAPQIYRTSRNCESGSQAAGRRDDSNMRH encoded by the coding sequence ATGAGCGATTTTAGGCCCCAGCTGCCCCAAACCTCATCGCCTCTCCAAAATGACCCCACCCCAATGCCGCGGGGCTTTCTCTCATTACGAGCAAAATTTTCATTATTTGTGAGTTTGGTCATTGTTCTTGCCTGCTCTAGTCTCAGTGGATATCTCATCCAACAAGAAGCCGAAGTCATGAAAGGCGCACTTCTCAAAACCGGAACGATTCTGGTTAAAACACTGAACAAAGTCAGCGTCAATCGACTCATCATTCAAGATACCCACTATTTAGAGACCATGTTGGATGGCGCGTTATCGGCACCGGAAGTTATTTATGCCATCGCACGAGATCAGCACGGTCACGTACTAGTCGGAAAATCAAAAGGAAAATTGGTGAATACCACCAATCTGACCCGTGACGAAACGCGGCCCATATTCCCGGATGATTCCCTCACGGAAGGACTGCTTAGGCCACCTTCTCAAAATCCCAAAAACGAGCCACTTGTGACGGTCTTACATACCTCACCCCATAAGGAAGGGCTTCTTCCTGATAGGTCGGCAGAACGAAAGGGAGCAGAAAAATTCCGAATCGGATCAGAAACCATTTATGATTTGGCTCTTCCGGTCTATCGTCAAGAGAGACGTCTCTCGACGATAGAACTGTTGGCGTCAGAAACCCTTCAGGACAGTCGCAGGATTTCCACCAAACCGTCCGCCATCATCGGCATTATCCAAATCGGTATCACCACCACACACATGCAACAATCGCTCAATCAAACGGTGTGGCACATCGGGCTCCTCACCGTGGGAATCATCCTCGTGGGTATTTTTCTCACCATTCTGTTAGCTAATCGCATCGTCACACCCCTTCATCATTTAGCAGTTGCCTCTAGAAAAATCGCTGAAGGAGATTTTTCCGTGACGGTCACGACAGACACCCAGGATGAAGTGGGACAACTCACCACCAGCATCGATCGGATGGCACGGGCCCTCCAACAACGTGAGGAAGCCATCTCTCATTATGTTCACACCATCACGAAGCAGGTCACGCAACTCAGTACGTTGCACCAAACCGGAATTGTGATTACTTCGACACTCGATGTCCAAAAACTGTTTTCCACCGTCCTGAAGCTTCTTCGAAAAAATCTGGGATTCCAACGTATGATCCTCGTCCTCCAAAATCCTGCAGGCACGAAAGCCAGGGTCTCCGATGTGTCAGGGGTGGCTCTGGAATTAGAGAAGCGAATTCGACACCTTGAATTTCCCATTTCTCCTGGAAGCATAGATGAAACCCTTTTACTCCACGGACGTCCGGTCTTGGCATACGATCTGGAGGAAATAGCCCATCAGATGAGTCCTCTCATTCTCCCCATCTGTCGACAAATGGAAGTGATCTCTTTTGTGTGCGCCCCGCTGCTGAGTCATCAACGCGTGCTGGGATATCTGGGAGCCGATCGGGGCCATCAACGCTGCACGCAGGAAGACCTGGATTTGCTTTTGACCATAGCCAGTCACGTGGCGGTGGCCATCGACAACGCACAAACCTATGAGGAAGTCGAAAAGCTCGCTCAAACTCTCGAAGAACGAGTCAAAGAACGCACGCAAGATTTGCAGTCCGCCAATGAACGTCTTCAGGAATTAGACCGGTTAAAGTCTTCCTTCGTGTCTATTGTCTCACATGAACTTCGCACGCCGATGACCTCTATTAAAGGGTTGGTGGAAAACATGTTGGATGGCTTGGTCGGCGATCTGAATGACCGACAATCATTCTATCTCGAGCGGATGAAATACAACATCGAACGACTCACTCGGATGATAAATGATCTCTTGGATCTTTCCCGCATCGAAGCTGGCCGCATGGACTTGCACCAGAGCCCCGTTAACATGGGCAGCCTCGCCAGGGAGGTGGTGGAAACGTTGCAATCTATCGCGCAGGAACGTTCCCTCATTCTCGAAGCCCATATTTCCGATCCCATCGGTTTCATCCAGGGCGATCGGGATAAGCTCATTCAGATTTTTACCAACCTCATCAACAATGCCCCTCAAATTTACAGAACCTCCCGGAACTGTGAAAGTGGAAGTCAAGCAGCGGGACGACGGGATGATTCAAACATGCGTCATTGA
- a CDS encoding ABC transporter substrate-binding protein, which translates to MGIFLNLSPVTSAQEVAILKSADINAYSEAISAFTSALPSTIQIIREYDLQGDMAKGRQLAQRIRASNVKVVLAVGLKAALAAKLEIPDIPVIFCLVLDPEKYGLPTTNMVGLSLKVPFRQPLKSLHALAPKVSRIGVLFDPQKSHEMHRQLLHDANALGIQILSEEIHQEQDVASALNALKDRIDALWLLPDSTVLTESTLDFLISTTLEANIPVVGFSSALVRSGAVIGAYVHYADIGTQAAQLTQQLARQTPSSVLGTIIPPKRVHQSINQKSARYLGLSLTPDVLRQFDERF; encoded by the coding sequence GTGGGAATTTTCCTCAACCTATCCCCTGTCACCTCTGCGCAGGAAGTCGCCATTCTGAAGTCGGCAGACATCAACGCCTATTCTGAAGCCATTTCCGCATTTACATCCGCTCTCCCATCCACTATTCAAATTATCAGGGAATATGACCTCCAGGGGGATATGGCAAAGGGCCGCCAGCTAGCTCAGCGCATCCGCGCATCAAATGTAAAGGTTGTGCTGGCCGTGGGATTAAAAGCGGCTCTTGCTGCCAAACTCGAAATTCCGGATATTCCCGTCATATTTTGTTTGGTTCTTGATCCGGAAAAATATGGTTTGCCGACCACCAACATGGTCGGCCTCTCTCTGAAGGTCCCGTTTCGCCAACCCCTAAAATCCTTACACGCTTTGGCACCGAAGGTTTCACGCATCGGAGTACTTTTCGATCCGCAAAAATCACACGAGATGCATAGGCAGCTTCTCCATGACGCTAACGCATTGGGTATCCAAATCCTCTCCGAAGAAATACACCAAGAACAAGATGTCGCTTCCGCACTCAATGCCCTCAAAGATCGCATCGATGCCTTATGGCTTTTACCGGACAGTACCGTTCTCACCGAAAGCACACTGGACTTTTTGATAAGCACGACCTTGGAAGCCAATATTCCCGTCGTAGGTTTTTCCTCCGCGTTAGTGCGTAGCGGCGCCGTAATCGGTGCGTATGTCCATTATGCGGACATCGGCACCCAAGCTGCTCAGCTTACTCAACAGTTAGCCAGACAAACGCCTTCATCTGTATTGGGAACGATTATTCCTCCTAAACGCGTCCATCAATCCATCAATCAAAAGTCTGCAAGGTATTTGGGCCTGTCTCTGACCCCAGACGTCCTGAGGCAATTTGATGAGCGATTTTAG
- a CDS encoding symmetrical bis(5'-nucleosyl)-tetraphosphatase, translating to MATYAIGDVQGCVQALHRLIEKIRFNPSSDRLWFVGDLVNRGPASLEVLRLIKKLEDSAITVLGNHDLHLLAVWAKVTTLSRKDTLQPVLSAPDVDELLTWLRFRPLAHVENGYCLIHAGLLPFWSISQVLKLTREVEEALRDDDFHQHLPAIYFRKPIVFSPHLSLDERLGLTTNVLTRLRVCTKEGIPEFSFKGHPHEAPPGFIPWFQVPDRATQEDTIIFGHWSALGVVEGPRVFAIDGGCVWGRELVALRLEDKQLFRVPCSRI from the coding sequence ATGGCTACTTATGCAATTGGAGATGTACAGGGATGCGTTCAGGCCTTACACCGTCTGATTGAAAAAATTCGCTTCAATCCGTCATCCGATCGTCTCTGGTTCGTTGGAGACTTAGTCAATCGAGGACCGGCCTCCCTGGAAGTGCTTCGCCTCATCAAGAAGCTAGAGGACTCGGCCATCACCGTGTTGGGCAACCATGACCTACATCTTCTGGCGGTGTGGGCCAAGGTCACCACTCTAAGTCGAAAAGACACCTTACAACCGGTACTCTCGGCACCCGATGTGGATGAATTGCTCACCTGGTTGCGATTTCGACCCCTTGCCCACGTCGAAAATGGATATTGCCTGATTCATGCCGGCCTCTTACCTTTTTGGTCCATATCCCAAGTCCTGAAATTAACTCGTGAGGTGGAGGAAGCCCTGCGGGATGATGATTTTCACCAGCACCTACCGGCAATCTATTTTCGAAAACCCATTGTGTTTTCCCCCCACCTGAGCCTTGACGAACGGTTAGGCCTCACGACCAATGTCCTGACACGCCTGCGGGTCTGCACCAAAGAAGGAATTCCTGAGTTCTCGTTTAAGGGGCATCCCCACGAGGCCCCTCCGGGGTTTATCCCATGGTTCCAAGTTCCCGATCGAGCGACACAAGAGGACACCATTATTTTTGGTCATTGGTCAGCCTTAGGAGTCGTGGAAGGACCACGCGTGTTCGCGATCGACGGTGGATGTGTGTGGGGACGGGAACTCGTTGCCCTTCGCCTGGAAGACAAACAACTCTTTCGCGTCCCCTGCTCAAGGATATAA
- a CDS encoding alpha/beta hydrolase, translating to MFEGVFVFQPSSWEDRNWASLSGLPLEEVWLPVDESVTIFGWFVNAGPTKPVLLWCHGNAGNISHRLDNIRQLYRRGLSVFIFDYRGYGRSTGTPSEPGMYQDALAAYDYVLNRRGIASSRIVVFGRSLGACVAGEVAILRPSAGVILEGAFPSIQAMSDHHYLGLPARWLLNASFNLTEKLAKLRRPLLVIHGEKDTIVPVALGRQVYDAAHEPKQWFVVVGAEHNDVPFVGGTSYFQKITSFVQTLIEGSP from the coding sequence ATGTTTGAAGGAGTCTTTGTATTTCAACCCTCTTCTTGGGAAGACCGGAATTGGGCAAGTCTCAGTGGACTGCCTTTAGAAGAGGTGTGGCTCCCGGTTGATGAGTCAGTTACCATATTCGGCTGGTTTGTTAACGCCGGACCGACCAAGCCTGTGCTTCTCTGGTGTCATGGGAATGCCGGTAATATTAGTCATCGATTAGACAATATCCGTCAGCTGTATCGGCGAGGATTATCTGTTTTCATCTTTGATTATCGTGGCTATGGCCGGAGCACCGGCACTCCTTCAGAGCCAGGCATGTATCAGGATGCCCTGGCCGCCTATGACTATGTCTTAAACCGACGTGGTATTGCCTCGAGCCGGATTGTCGTGTTTGGACGGTCTTTGGGCGCTTGTGTGGCCGGTGAAGTGGCCATTCTCCGGCCATCGGCCGGAGTCATTCTTGAGGGGGCATTTCCTTCTATCCAGGCTATGTCGGACCACCATTACTTAGGATTGCCCGCCCGATGGTTGCTAAATGCGAGCTTCAATCTGACTGAAAAGTTGGCCAAGCTCAGGCGTCCGCTATTGGTGATTCATGGCGAAAAGGACACCATTGTTCCGGTGGCACTGGGGCGGCAGGTCTATGATGCAGCACATGAGCCTAAGCAATGGTTTGTGGTAGTGGGTGCGGAACATAATGATGTGCCGTTTGTTGGGGGAACCTCCTATTTTCAAAAAATCACAAGCTTTGTTCAGACTTTAATCGAAGGGTCACCGTGA
- a CDS encoding MOSC domain-containing protein, protein MATILFVSDEYAGDVKIFMGSVAYLYQINRSPGGLPKLPVPEAWITFKGMDGDRHRNRALHGGPDRALCLFSFEVLEALQQEGHTVHPGASGENFTVAGLNWTQLKPGDHLKIGEEVQITLTSYCEPCRHNAQWFVNGDFFRISHLQHPGWSRLYARVLSEGRVRQGDGVWVVT, encoded by the coding sequence ATGGCTACCATCCTCTTCGTCTCGGACGAGTATGCCGGTGATGTCAAGATTTTTATGGGTTCTGTGGCGTATCTCTATCAAATTAATCGTTCTCCAGGTGGACTCCCCAAACTGCCCGTGCCCGAGGCGTGGATCACGTTCAAAGGGATGGATGGGGACCGACACCGGAATCGGGCATTGCATGGCGGCCCGGATCGGGCCTTATGCCTGTTCTCGTTTGAGGTCCTGGAGGCCTTACAGCAAGAGGGACACACCGTTCACCCTGGAGCCTCGGGAGAAAATTTCACCGTAGCCGGACTAAACTGGACACAGCTGAAACCAGGTGACCATCTGAAAATTGGAGAAGAGGTGCAGATCACACTGACAAGTTATTGTGAACCGTGTCGTCATAATGCGCAATGGTTTGTGAATGGCGACTTTTTTCGGATCTCGCACCTGCAACACCCCGGATGGAGCCGATTGTATGCTCGAGTCTTGTCCGAAGGCCGAGTACGGCAAGGTGATGGTGTGTGGGTCGTGACGTAG
- a CDS encoding class I SAM-dependent methyltransferase, with protein MGRDVAKKKEFEMMERVLEPEIMDDPEQVEAYAQADFQEENQGFVDTFLRLYEDRDGPHVVDLGCGPGDIAIRLARNLPTCRITGIDASVPMITWAEQAVKQAGLAHRIEFLSQRFQDVRLATPADAVMSNSLAHHVPNPLRFWYEIKKLIKPGGLVLVMDLLRPDSPEEAQALVDQYAAHEPERLQQDFFHSLLAAFTEDEVAAHLAELNLSRLMVDVPDDRHWIVYGRVY; from the coding sequence GTGGGTCGTGACGTAGCCAAAAAAAAGGAATTTGAAATGATGGAACGGGTTCTCGAACCGGAAATTATGGATGATCCGGAGCAAGTTGAGGCCTATGCCCAGGCTGATTTTCAAGAAGAAAATCAGGGGTTTGTGGATACCTTTCTTCGACTCTATGAGGACCGTGATGGCCCTCATGTTGTGGATTTGGGGTGCGGCCCCGGTGATATCGCCATCCGCCTGGCCCGGAATCTTCCCACCTGTCGGATTACAGGAATTGATGCCTCCGTTCCCATGATCACCTGGGCGGAACAGGCGGTGAAGCAAGCCGGGTTAGCTCATCGAATAGAGTTTCTCTCCCAACGGTTTCAAGACGTCAGATTGGCTACTCCAGCTGACGCCGTGATGTCGAACAGTTTGGCCCACCATGTTCCTAATCCGTTACGATTTTGGTATGAGATAAAAAAATTGATCAAGCCCGGCGGTTTAGTGCTGGTCATGGACCTCCTTCGTCCGGATTCTCCCGAGGAAGCACAGGCGCTCGTTGACCAGTATGCGGCTCATGAACCAGAAAGATTACAGCAGGATTTCTTTCATTCCCTGTTAGCGGCCTTTACTGAGGATGAGGTGGCTGCCCACCTCGCTGAGCTTAATTTAAGCCGCTTGATGGTAGATGTCCCGGATGATCGGCATTGGATCGTGTACGGGCGTGTGTACTGA
- a CDS encoding NUDIX hydrolase, with protein MFAWLTRFIEHHPHLHRFALYIWRLFPPRVAGFFKGLLARSWVVGAIAVMIDENSSPPEVLLVEHSYRPKGAWGLPGGSLESTPGDPTRPSNTSSPDDVIQAALCKEMSEELGIAIRVNSLLRIDAIPYLPEEPGPFRLHFYFRCAPQDGFAIFRARLNSGHIRPRSPEIKNIRFVPLPELKKYDIFSTDLRFLNDDLSRLEPALATLKSD; from the coding sequence ATGTTCGCATGGTTAACACGGTTTATTGAGCATCACCCCCACCTCCATCGTTTTGCTCTTTATATTTGGAGGCTGTTTCCTCCACGGGTGGCAGGATTTTTTAAAGGGTTGCTTGCCAGAAGCTGGGTAGTGGGGGCAATAGCCGTCATGATCGACGAAAATTCATCCCCTCCGGAGGTGCTCTTAGTTGAGCACAGTTATCGGCCTAAAGGGGCATGGGGTCTTCCTGGCGGGTCTCTCGAATCGACTCCCGGAGATCCGACCAGGCCAAGCAATACTTCATCGCCTGACGATGTTATACAGGCAGCTCTTTGCAAGGAAATGTCCGAAGAACTCGGTATCGCCATTAGGGTGAACAGTCTCCTTAGGATTGATGCTATTCCTTATCTTCCGGAAGAACCCGGCCCCTTTCGATTGCACTTTTACTTCCGCTGTGCTCCACAGGACGGGTTCGCAATTTTCCGTGCGAGACTGAATTCCGGGCACATACGCCCCCGCTCTCCAGAGATCAAAAATATACGGTTCGTTCCTTTGCCTGAATTAAAAAAGTACGACATATTTTCAACCGATCTGAGATTTTTGAATGATGATCTTTCAAGGCTTGAGCCAGCCCTTGCTACATTAAAATCCGACTGA
- a CDS encoding PAS domain S-box protein: protein MGHASPIPFSSSSPILVVDDEQDIVLALRDLLEADGHHINVASTGGTALECVKLHSPSVVILDVKLPDMDGLLVLEKMTKAVPGLPIIILSSYTTLDDVTGPLEEQGAFAYLHKPINRSEIRTTVRQALKAYALAKKMERARHALYESEIRFQAVFQAATDAIVLADHTGRIMSWNKAAESMFEYTAEEMFGKPLTLIMPSRYREAHTQGMKRLQTTGESHVIGKTVTLHGLRKSGEEFPIELSLNSWMTGTHPSYSGFIRDLSWRESKKERPLEYQNV from the coding sequence ATGGGACACGCATCCCCGATACCATTTTCTTCCTCTTCCCCCATTCTCGTTGTCGACGATGAACAGGATATTGTCCTGGCTTTACGAGACCTTTTGGAAGCCGACGGGCATCACATTAATGTGGCTTCAACAGGCGGCACCGCATTGGAATGCGTAAAACTTCACTCGCCTAGTGTGGTAATCCTTGACGTCAAACTCCCTGACATGGATGGATTACTCGTTCTAGAGAAGATGACAAAAGCGGTGCCAGGTCTTCCCATCATTATTTTGTCGAGTTACACCACTCTCGATGATGTGACCGGCCCCCTTGAGGAACAGGGCGCCTTTGCCTATCTCCATAAACCCATCAACCGTTCAGAAATTAGAACCACGGTGCGTCAAGCACTCAAGGCTTATGCCCTGGCAAAAAAAATGGAACGCGCCCGGCACGCCTTATATGAAAGCGAAATCCGCTTTCAAGCCGTTTTTCAGGCAGCCACTGATGCCATTGTATTAGCCGACCACACCGGCCGCATCATGTCCTGGAATAAGGCTGCTGAATCGATGTTTGAATACACCGCCGAGGAAATGTTCGGAAAACCACTGACACTGATCATGCCCAGTCGCTACCGGGAAGCTCATACCCAAGGCATGAAACGGCTACAGACAACAGGCGAATCTCATGTCATCGGGAAAACGGTCACACTCCATGGATTAAGAAAAAGCGGGGAGGAATTCCCCATCGAACTCTCTTTAAATTCCTGGATGACAGGGACACATCCTTCCTATTCCGGATTTATTCGGGACCTCTCGTGGCGAGAATCAAAAAAGGAAAGGCCGTTGGAGTATCAGAACGTATGA